The sequence CCAGCTTAGCTTCCATTTCAGCATTTAGGCTTATAGGAGGAGAACAGGTTAGAAGCCACAGACCAGCAAGAATTGAAGACATCGTTCTGTAATTTCTACTgaaccaggtctgtctgactgGAACCTCATTTTGCCTCTTTGCTTTAACTCCTCAGGAATGTCTTCCAGGAGGCCCCTGATCTTCTCTGCTCAGGGACCACTCTTATCTGACCCAGAGACAGGTTAGCTGATGGTGACTCACACACCCTCACTTCCTTCAAAGCCCAGGCATCTGTTTAAAATCTGACCCTGTGAAGACTTTTCCTGTTTTGGAAAAGCTCTTCTGTTGTTTGCCTGCACAGATTTGTGCtccatttttaatttcaatttttgtagagaaggcgggtccttgctttgttgcctcggctggtttgaaactcctgggctcaagtgatcctcctgccttggcctcccacagtgctgggattacaggtgtgagccactgcaccaggatGGATTTGTCTTCCTTCAGAAGACAGTAGCTGATGTGTGCCCTGGCCTTTCTCCCCTAGGATTCAGCAGTGGCCACCATGGGTTCTGTGAATTCCAGAGGTCACAAGGCGGAAGCCCAGGTGGTGATGATGGGCCTGGACTCGGCGGGCAAGACCACGCTCCTTTACAAGCTGAAGGGCCACCAGCTGGTGGAGACACTGCCCACTGTTGGTTTCAACGTGGAGCCTCTGAAAGCTCCTGGGCACGTGTCACTGACTCTCTGGGACGTTGGGGGGCAGGCACCGCTCAGAGCCAGCTGGAAGGACTATCTGGAAGGCACAGATATCCTCGTGTACGTGCTGGACAGCACAGATGAGGCCCGCTTACCCGAGTCGGCGGCTGAGCTCACAGAAGTCCTGAACGACCCCAACATGGCTGGCGTCCCCTTCTTGGTGCTGGCCAACAAGCAGGAGGCACCTGATGCACTTCCGCTGCTTAAGATCAGAAACAGGCTGAGTCTAGAGAGATTCCAGGACCACTGCTGGGAGCTCCGGGGCTGCAGTGCCCTCACTGGGGAGGGGCTGCCCGAGGCCCTGCAGAGCCTGTGGAGCCTCCTGAAATCTCGCAGCTGCATGTGTCTGCAGGTGAGAGCCCGTGGGGCTGAGCGCGGAGACAGCAAGAGATCTTGATCCAGACAGAGCAGCATATCTTTGCTCATACAAACTAGAAGAACCAGCTGATCCTTGAGAAATTTACACTCAGTCTATCAAACAAGAAATGCTGGCttggcccggtggctcatgcctgtaatcccagcactgtgggagaccacGGTGGgggaatcccttgagcccaggagttggataGCAACATCACaacaccccatttctactaataatcaaaaaattggccgggcatggtggcatgtgcctgtagtcccagctacttgggaggctgaggcaggagaatcgcttgagcccaggaggtagaggttgcagtgagccaagatcacgccactgcactccagtctgggcaacagagtgagactctatctcaataataataataataataataataataataataataatgatgatactctaagaaaaaaatctcaacatacTTCATTTAATAGCTTGTTACCAAGTGTTAATGAAGCAATATGTCATAATAGAGTAGCCACCGGTTGCATAATAATAGAGACCTAAATTCTCAAATAGGGAAAGaggttttaaaatcaaatttgaggccaggtgcagtggctcatgcctgtaatcccagcactttgggtggcggaggagggcagattacttgaggctaggagttcaagaccagcctggccaacatggtgaaaccccatctctactgaaaatacaaaaattaggcatggtggtgcatgcctgcagtcccagctactcaggaggttgaggcagaagaatcgcttgaacccaggaagtggaggttgcagtgagccgagattgtgctgctgcactccagcctgggtgaaaaagacaggctgtgtctccaaaaagaaaaaaaaaagtcaaattcaaaTATCATCTGGACATGTCACAATGGATCACTTATGAGTGATCCTTATGAGTGATTTTCCCCAGTGGCCCCTGGGGATGTGCCACTGTCACTCAGAAGGCAAGCTAGGCAGGGCCCATACAACAGCAGGGGTCTGCAGGTTAGACGTTCCCTGCCCTGGGACGCTCACCCCTGGGCAAGAGGCTGGAAGTTCACACCATCCAAAATTtatccttgttttttttctgatgctAATTAGCCTCTCCCGATTTTATGACATCTTGTGTTGATCTTTttcaaaaactcattttcttttttttccttctcttttctccttcttgtaGCACATATCTTTCCTTAAAGATcagatcaataaaatattttatttattcattaatttaacaaaaaaaacagagcatTTAGTTTGTGGCAAAAACACTGAGCTTTCGAATATGAATCATGTGCTTTAGGTGGGAGTTGTGAATTCTGAAGATACAGATGACAGTGATGAATGCCTTCTGTCTCATGATTGACAGGGAAAAGGACGGTTGACCATAGCATCCTAGAAGGTTCATCAGGTGATCATTACCTAGCATCCATGAAGCACctgaaattatttgcaaaatgttACACTTTGGACCATTTTTCCGGGGAAGGAGATCCAGAACTTTTTACCAGATTTTCAAAGACATCTGTGACTCCCAAAAGTTAACAATCACTGATGTGGTTGTTGTATCCCTCATCCAACCCCAGAACACTTTCTGTAATCTGAGTTTTTTAATGGCAAGTGGCCTATATTTAGCACCTGTTCTCATGTTAAACAGCTCTGAATGTTAGATATTCTTTCTTATCCTGgactggttctctctctctctggagtaATGCAGTATAAATTGGCCATCAGTACCCTCCTAAAATCTGAGATCTGCCAGGCCCCTCTTCTAACACCAGGTTAGGCATGCTTGGTTATTTCCAGTACTTGTCAGTCAACATGTTTCAAGACGCTGTGTTAGACActagggatgcaaagatgaatgAGATAAGGCCTCAGGCCTCATGGAAGGTGAGACAGTAAAGACATTACTCCCATAAAAATGTGAGGAGAGAGACTCAGTTCAGCAACTGTTTAttctgtttattgagcacttacttggACCAAGCGCTGTGGTCTTGGTGTTTTACATAGACTGTCTCTAATTCTCACAACtctgcaaaatatatatattcccattttataaaactacaaactgaggctcagagaaggtgtGACCTCTTGTTGCTTGAGGCACAGAGTTATAAAGTAACATATCTGGAATTTGAAATCAGATCTGTTTAGGGCTAATGCTGCATTTTTCTACAACATCATGCTTCTAGAAGGTTTAAGCTAGGTAGGCTTTCAGCCAGGAGACATGATGGGGAGAGCCTTCTAATAAGAGGGAAGAGACTGCTTGGAAGCATGAAGGGAGGTGTAAGAAAGATAAGTCAGTGTACTTGCAACAGAGGCTTGGGATGAGGGGTGGGTGAAGTTGACATCACGATAGAAAACAAAACTGGAATGGGAGTTTAGGTCCAATTTGGGCAAGGTTGTTTGAATTTCAATAATCAGGGGTTTGGGTCAAGGAAGAAAAATCATGGGACTTGCCATTTAGGAGGATAATTTTGTGGTAGTGTGGAggtgaaataaagagaaaagggaaccttggAGCTGGGAAGGCAGGAAACCGGCTAGATGACCATCACACAGCAAAGGAGGGAGTGGAagagagatgagaaaattgagagcTATTATTAAGAAAAACAGTTGAGAGAGGAAGAATTTGAAGAGGGCTCAAGATTTTGAGTCCACATGACAGAAGGACTGGAATGCCATGAACTGGAGAAGGTGAGCGCTGAAGAACCAGGATGGGACGGGGCTGGAACAGCTGGGTTCAGCTTTTGAAGGGTGGGTACATGTTTGGTTATAGCTGCTTTCAGATTGTTTCATTATCTGTACTCCCAACAACCCTGCCGGATATATTTGTTGGCTTTCACTCACGGAGGCTCATTTCCTTGCATGATTTGTCACTTTTGATTGTGAGCTCATCTGCAGTAGGAGTTGTTTATCCTGTGTGACTCCCATGTGCCCTGGTCTGTAACAACATTTCTACAGAGTGGTATCTACTAGGATCCTggggatttcaattattttagacCAAATATTATGTCAGTTTCTCTGCCTGGGGCTACTGGACCTCAGAGGTAGTATACATCTGAACTGTGTACCCATTCAATGCACAGGCCCTAGGGATTCCATATGTGACAGGTGACTTTTTTTCCTTGCCTTTATGTTGTAAGACAGACAGCCTGCCTCCTCAAACTTCCCTGAGCTGGTGGGCAGCATTTTTTGAACCCTCTTTTAAGGAGGGGTCATCTCTCTGATGCTCTTCTTTTTTGCTGAGCTCAGATTAACATTTTctacctgggtgcagtggctcatgcctgtaatcccagcactttgggaggccgaggcgggcggatcatgaggtcaggagatcgagaccagcctgaccagcatagtgaaaccctgtctctactaaaaatacaaaaaaattagccaggactggtggcgggcgcctgtaatctcagctactcgggaggctgaagcaggagaattgcttgaacttgggaggcggaggttgcagtgagccaagattgcaccactgcactccggcctgggcaacagtgcgagactccgtcttaaaacaaacaaacaaacaaataaaaaaaccatTTTCTCTCCTCCAAGCAAGCCTAAGGCCACATGTCCTATTCTCACACAGGTTTTAATTTCAGCCCAGTCTCTAGAGCCTAAATTTGGCTCCTCTACAATTTCCATGGGCTCTAGGTTTCCAGCTTATACTTACTGCTTTGGCTGTGGTTTCTCTCTTCCATTTCTACCACGTGaggatttccttttattttgtttaaagacaGCAcgcattaaaaaaaactttttttgttatcGTTTACCCAACATTTCTATGTTCTTTTCCATGGGAAGGCCATCTGCCATAATGCTAGACGTCCTGAACTTGTTTTGATATGTGACCCTGAGCCTTCCCGGGGTGCTGGCAGGATGGTGACATGATTAGATCTGTTCTTAGGAAGATATCCTGGGCAGCAGCATTTGGGTAGAGGTAGCATCCTGAAGGCAAGGAGACAGGTTAAAGAAAGACCAGAGGTGTCTTTTGACCCAGGTAGACACTACTGACACATTGGTCTGCGCAAACAGTTCACCACAGCTGCCCTTTCATGCCATAGGCTCGATTTTTCCTGTTCTCTTGGCAATCCCTCTGGTTCAGCCAGGACAGTAGCCTCCTCTCTGACACCAAGATGGGCCATGCTCTTCCCCAGCTCCAAATGTGTGCTCCTTGATGGAATAGACACAGTGGACAAGAGGACCCTCAGGTGGCTTTGAGTATTTGCCTCAAGCCCATCATCCCTGAAGGCAGATGTGCTTGATCTTAACAGAGCCCAGGAAGTCTCCCCTCAGATACAATTTTGGAAAAaggacaatgaaaacaaaaagtcatAACTGTCTAGGTTCtttgcattttgaacaaagaattggacaaaaagcacaaacaaagcaacaaaagaaaagcacagatttattgaaacaaaagtaCGCTACACAGAGTGGGAGTGGGCTCGAGCAAGCAGCTCAAGAGCtttggttacagaattttctggggtttaaataccctctagaggttttccattggttacttggtttacaccctatgtaaatgaaataGTGGCCCACGATCAGTCTGATTGATTGCAGAAAGCAActaatcagaggctgaagtgaagatACAAAGTTACACCCTATGCAAATGTCTGATTGATTGCAGAaagtgaccaatcagaggctgaagtgaacttACAAAGTTATACTCCTCTGCAAATGAAGACTTGGCCTGTGACCAGCCTGACTGGTTGCaggaggggaccaatcagaggtactttcagtTTTCATCTGCAATGCAGGGGAAGTTGGGGtgttgcaaagggagtagcctctgatcCTTTTGTTATTTGGGTGTGGAGAGGtgggcttttctttttgattcagtTCTAGGAATTCGGTGCGAatcagccttaggttccctgcctccagaccctactctcctgcctcaataGCCATGCCCAGTTAGTGTTAACTGTAACTCCCTGCTGGTCTGCCTCCTGCTAGGAGGGACTGAACATCAAATCACTCGCATCGAATTACTCAGCAGGTGAGTTCTGGGGATGATAACCACACAATTCTCTCTGCACGAAAGATGGGTTTGAGAGCCTCAGAGTCTGGGGGAAGCTCTGCCAGCCATCCACTTACTGGCTTACTGTTTGCCTGAAGTAAGCATGGGAATCCCACAGGGTACAAGGTCCCACATACCCTTCTGGGATTTCTGATGCCCTCTTTGCATGTGCTCTGGCCCATCAAGCTCCCATGCCAGGTGCAGTGCTTGTAGTTGCAGTAGTGACCATAGCAGTGGCAACAGTTCTACAGGGTCACAGAACTTTAGGGAAGCCTCCTAACACCCTTGCTCTTCGTTAGGCTGCAGCTGCTTTCCTGTCCATGATTTAAGCATCCTTAGATCCCAGCTGTCCAGGAAGCTCTCCCCACACACCTCAGCCTAAGTCCAGCCTCCCACTGAGCTCCCATGGCATGACTGTCCAGGCCCCAGCGCCCTTGTGCCCTAACCGGGGCTGTTCCATGTTGATATGTGGTCTCCTCAGGCATGGTGTACACTCCTAGAGAGGAGGGGCCAAGTCTTCCATCCTTCTGACCCTCTTCAAAGCCTGGAACAAAATTAGATATTGAGAGTTGTTCATTAAGTACCTGAGTGAATAATGAATAATTGATTAAAGCCAGAGAATCGGGTATCACAGTAAGGAGTCCCTGGGTCCTCCAAACTGTCCAGAATAAAATTCCAAAATGAGAACACCAAGAGGTTCCCTGGCTTGAGAGCCAAAATGGCAGCACAGACCTATATCTCAGGCACACTTTGTGGTAAAAACAAGAAGCCAGACACACTCTTTCTAGACACACGTCACACCCAGAATGACTTAGCTTTTAGTCTATGGAGGAAAAGGGTGGAAAGTGGAGACCTGGAACCAGATGAGAAGTCAACGGGAGCAGTAAGTTCAGTGTGTGCCTCCTGTCCCAGCACCTGGGTCAACATGGGCAAGACCTGATGGGGTGGTGGAGATGCTGACCTTTGCTGCTGCCTCTTGGGCCTGTAAGagcaaatacaattaaaaaaaaaattttttttttattttttttttgagacagggtctctctctgtcactcaggctggagtgcagtggtgcgatctcggctcactgcagcattcacctcctgggctcaaatgatcctcccacctgagcctcctgagtaactgagactacgtGGAGTAGCCACCCCACTTGGCTCATTtctaatcttttgtagagacatggttttgccacgttgcccaggctggtctcagactcttggcCTCAAcgaatcctcctgccctggcctcccaaagtgtggggataacaggcatgagccactgcgcctag comes from Pan troglodytes isolate AG18354 chromosome 14, NHGRI_mPanTro3-v2.0_pri, whole genome shotgun sequence and encodes:
- the ARL11 gene encoding ADP-ribosylation factor-like protein 11 — protein: MGSVNSRGHKAEAQVVMMGLDSAGKTTLLYKLKGHQLVETLPTVGFNVEPLKAPGHVSLTLWDVGGQAPLRASWKDYLEGTDILVYVLDSTDEARLPESAAELTEVLNDPNMAGVPFLVLANKQEAPDALPLLKIRNRLSLERFQDHCWELRGCSALTGEGLPEALQSLWSLLKSRSCMCLQVRARGAERGDSKRS